The following are encoded together in the Gopherus evgoodei ecotype Sinaloan lineage chromosome 17, rGopEvg1_v1.p, whole genome shotgun sequence genome:
- the RFLNB gene encoding refilin-B, whose product MVGTLALPEGPEPLDRKRRGERVLDSPDSGLPPSPSHWLLAPGPERAAPPEPDAAGLAPPNAVFSPNPLLSSCPARLCPLSFGEGVEFDPLPPKEIRYTSSVKYDSEKHFIDDVYMPVGLGISSCSQTVVCIPDCTWRSYKAEVHFEPRNKPLRFTSTTIVYPKHTKTVYTTTLDYNCRKSMRRFLSSIELESAEYPGNDYLLDGC is encoded by the exons ATGGTGGGGACGCTGGCGCTGCCCGAGGGGCCCGAGCCGCTGGACAGGAAGCGGCGCGGCGAGCGGGTGCTGGACAGCCCCGACTCCGGCCTgccgcccagccccagccactggctgctgGCCCCCGGCCCCGAGCGCGCTGCGCCCCCCGAGCCGGACGCCGCGGGCCTGGCGCCGCCG AATGCTGTGTTCTCCCCCAacccgctgctctccagctgtccTGCGAGGTTATGCCCTTTATCCTTTGGCGAAGGAGTTGAGTTTGACCCTCTGCCACCAAAGGAAATAAG GTACACCTCCTCGGTGAAGTATGACTCAGAGAAGCACTTCATCGATGATGTCTATATGCCGGTGGGCTTAGGCATTTCCTCATGCAGCCAAACGGTCGTCTGCATCCCTGATTGCACGTGGCGCAGTTACAAAGCCGAGGTCCACTTTGAGCCTCGGAACAAGCCCTTGCGTTTCACCAGCACCACCATTGTCTACCCAAAGCACACCAAAACTGTGTACACCACCACTCTGGATTACAACTGCAGGAAGTCCATGCGGCGGTTCTTGTCCAGCATAGAGCTGGAATCTGCAGAATACCCTGGGAATGATTACCTCCTGGATGGCTGCTGA